From a single Triplophysa rosa linkage group LG1, Trosa_1v2, whole genome shotgun sequence genomic region:
- the rassf10b gene encoding ras association domain-containing protein 10: MEAEESKISVWVCREEKLVSGLTKRTTCADVIRVLLDEQNLVELSLSGSPRSYCIVEKWRGFERILPNKTKIMRLWSAWGEEQENVRFVLVKNEASVPSSGPRSAEARVVLSKESPCATKGTARVTMALSQEKQRRIVRKAFRKLDKINKKKAQSVSKDASSMEKMETMVHLVMSQDHTIRQQVQRIKELDMEIDRYEAKVHFDRMKMQGINYVQDTYLVDTNPDKALLGEGDNVSSAEALAQFEEYAERCEEMIKLQEQLAEQEALMECITTEIQEELNQRWMKRRHEELSNKDPETISSDASLTVTSQTQESDAGLTVADVSSENELVLEEERIRTQLDTSLYIGLRLNTDLEAIKNDLDLTDEIWNAKEKELMDLLKKVNCMDFEEDTEDDDDLQGNTIETEEPMPLKGDSVWVEQARGLAKTCDINDDDSDTGLSSMHSQDSDITAIFESLV, translated from the coding sequence ATGGAGGCAGAGGAAAGTAAAATATCAGTGTGGGTTTGTCGTGAAGAGAAGCTCGTGTCGGGCTTAACGAAGCGGACGACCTGCGCGGATGTGATACGGGTTTTACTGGATGAACAGAATTTGGTTGAACTCTCTCTCTCGGGCTCTCCTCGGTCCTACTGCATTGTGGAGAAATGGAGAGGATTTGAAAGGATTTTACCCAACAAAACCAAGATCATGCGCCTGTGGAGCGCGTGGGGAGAGGAGCAGGAAAACGTCAGGTTCGTGTTGGTGAAAAACGAAGCGTCTGTGCCCAGCAGCGGGCCGCGGAGCGCGGAGGCGCGCGTCGTGCTCAGCAAGGAGAGCCCGTGCGCAACCAAGGGAACCGCGAGAGTGACCATGGCTCTGTCACAAGAGAAACAACGACGGATCGTCAGGAAAGCATTTAGAAAGTTGGATAAAATCAATAAGAAAAAGGCTCAGTCTGTGTCCAAGGACGCATCGTCTATGGAGAAGATGGAGACCATGGTGCACCTGGTCATGTCTCAAGATCACACCATCCGCCAGCAGGTTCAGAGGATTAAAGAGCTTGACATGGAGATTGACAGGTATGAGGCTAAAGTTCATTTTGATAGAATGAAGATGCAAGGGATAAATTATGTCCAGGATACGTATTTAGTGGACACGAACCCGGATAAAGCTCTGCTCGGCGAGGGGGACAACGTAAGTTCGGCAGAAGCCCTTGCCCAGTTTGAGGAATATGCTGAGAGATGTGAGGAGATGATTAAACTACAGGAACAACTAGCTGAACAAGAAGCTCTTATGGAGTGTATCACGACTGAGATTCAGGAAGAACTCAATCAAAGGTGGATGAAAAGACGACACGAGGAGCTTTCTAATAAAGACCCTGAAACCATCTCCTCTGATGCATCGCTCACGGTTACAAGTCAAACTCAAGAAAGTGATGCTGGACTTACCGTGGCGGACGTATCTTCTGAAAATGAGCTGGTTTTGGAAGAAGAGAGAATCAGAACCCAACTTGACACGAGTTTGTACATCGGTCTGCGGTTGAACACGGATTTGGAGGCCATAAAGAATGATTTGGACTTGACCGATGAGATTTGGAATGCAAAAGAGAAAGAGCTGATGGATTTGCTGAAGAAAGTGAACTGTATGGATTTTGAGGAGGATACTGAGGACGACGATGATCTGCAAGGAAACACGATAGAAACGGAAGAACCGATGCCACTGAAGGGAGACAGTGTTTGGGTCGAGCAGGCACGAGGACTTGCAAAAACATGCGACATAAACGATGACGATTCAGATACGGGACTCAGTTCAATGCATAGTCAAGACTCGGATATCACAGCCATCTTTGAATCTTTAGTGTAA